A single window of Chloracidobacterium thermophilum B DNA harbors:
- a CDS encoding energy transducer TonB → MFDTMVESTSQAKDAGRRSAFFFVTLIIWVVGFTGLVIWQVWTYAAELSQSANDVTLLAPPPPPPPPPPPPPAATTSAPQTKAPIVDDTFTAPKEVPKEIKEIPKQAQLRSRVGDAGASDAAGMVGGVPGGVPGGVPGGVPGGVPGSTGDAAPPPPPDPPKEAQVPSGPVRKSEGVLKGNAINRVQPDYPAVAKSARIQGAVVVEIVINEEGQVISARAVSGPALLQQAAVSAARRWTFKPTILNGQPVKVSGAITFNFVLN, encoded by the coding sequence ATGTTCGACACCATGGTTGAGTCCACTTCGCAAGCCAAAGACGCCGGTCGGCGCTCAGCCTTCTTTTTCGTGACGCTCATTATCTGGGTGGTCGGCTTCACTGGCCTGGTAATTTGGCAGGTGTGGACCTATGCCGCCGAACTAAGTCAGTCGGCCAACGATGTAACACTGCTTGCTCCGCCACCACCGCCGCCGCCACCGCCGCCGCCACCACCGGCTGCCACGACATCGGCACCTCAGACCAAGGCGCCGATTGTTGACGACACATTTACCGCGCCGAAAGAAGTCCCGAAGGAAATCAAGGAGATTCCAAAGCAGGCCCAACTCCGTTCACGGGTTGGCGATGCTGGTGCTAGTGATGCGGCTGGAATGGTAGGTGGTGTACCGGGTGGTGTACCGGGTGGTGTACCGGGTGGTGTACCGGGTGGTGTACCTGGGAGCACGGGGGATGCTGCACCGCCGCCGCCGCCGGATCCGCCCAAAGAAGCTCAGGTGCCTTCTGGCCCTGTTCGGAAAAGTGAAGGTGTTCTCAAGGGAAATGCCATCAACCGTGTGCAGCCGGACTATCCAGCCGTTGCCAAGTCTGCCCGGATACAGGGAGCGGTCGTCGTTGAGATTGTCATCAATGAGGAAGGGCAGGTGATCAGTGCGCGGGCGGTGAGTGGTCCGGCATTGTTACAGCAGGCTGCGGTGAGTGCTGCCCGTCGGTGGACGTTCAAGCCGACCATTCTCAATGGTCAGCCGGTGAAAGTCTCCGGGGCGATTACGTTCAACTTTGTACTCAACTAG
- a CDS encoding MotA/TolQ/ExbB proton channel family protein, producing MTLLFTKFGLLTMQAVIMFAAEGGKAETEDFTLLGMIRKMGPTALVVAIILFLMSVYSIAIMVERFLTYTQAKTQSREFAPKVAQALKNDRIEEAINIADQHRKSHLAVVVNAGLQEFRAHQNDPNLSGDVIEASKRALQRAVAVKMAEFKKGLSGLATIGSTAPFVGLFGTVVGIINAFQGMKEAEGAGIGAVAGGISEALVETAFGLLVAVPAVWMFNYFTSKVEAYNVEMENSSSELIDYFLKRRGVR from the coding sequence ATGACGTTGCTGTTCACAAAGTTCGGCTTGCTGACTATGCAGGCAGTCATCATGTTTGCTGCTGAAGGCGGCAAGGCCGAAACCGAAGACTTTACCCTGCTCGGCATGATCCGCAAGATGGGGCCGACGGCGTTGGTCGTGGCGATCATTTTGTTCCTCATGTCGGTCTATTCGATTGCCATCATGGTTGAGCGTTTTCTGACCTACACGCAAGCCAAAACCCAATCGCGTGAATTCGCTCCCAAAGTGGCGCAGGCACTGAAGAATGACCGTATTGAGGAAGCCATTAACATCGCTGACCAGCACCGCAAGAGCCATCTGGCGGTGGTTGTCAACGCCGGCTTGCAGGAATTCCGTGCGCATCAGAATGACCCGAATCTTTCCGGTGATGTGATTGAAGCCTCAAAGCGGGCCCTGCAACGGGCGGTCGCCGTCAAGATGGCCGAGTTCAAGAAGGGGCTTTCGGGGTTGGCCACGATTGGTTCGACAGCGCCATTTGTGGGTCTCTTTGGCACAGTCGTTGGGATCATCAACGCCTTCCAGGGGATGAAGGAAGCTGAAGGCGCTGGGATTGGAGCGGTGGCTGGAGGCATCTCCGAAGCGCTGGTTGAGACGGCATTTGGACTCCTGGTGGCGGTACCAGCGGTGTGGATGTTCAACTATTTCACAAGCAAGGTCGAGGCCTATAACGTCGAAATGGAAAATTCATCATCCGAGTTGATTGATTATTTCCTGAAGC